Proteins from a genomic interval of Lacticaseibacillus pabuli:
- a CDS encoding ROK family protein produces the protein MKHYLGFDIGGTSIKYGVVDEKGTIVERGSFETAKDDGMAEPDKSVQKSESQLTAERAANIDGMIKVLDQYKDQYTIAGIGIDAPGIVRSDGYMITGGAIDSFYEFPLGETIAARSGLPTKVENDANAAAIAERWLGNARGVSDYILLALGTGIGGGIVINGKVFRGAHGMAGEIGWSVTHDPDFTQDLEAASLNFSAATVMGLVRRYNASLKQFDASAPEQRDARKIIALAHKDDQIAAPVYRQFLQDIGIMVLNLLGTFDPELVLIGGGISANETFEQDIHAMVEELLGRHESLNRIRHRVLGTVRMAGLRNDAGLLGAVYPLVAHDKEDK, from the coding sequence ATGAAACACTACTTGGGCTTTGATATTGGTGGGACCTCAATTAAATACGGCGTCGTGGACGAGAAGGGCACTATCGTCGAACGGGGCTCGTTCGAGACAGCCAAGGACGACGGTATGGCCGAACCAGACAAGTCGGTGCAGAAGAGTGAGAGCCAGCTGACCGCAGAGCGTGCCGCTAACATCGATGGCATGATCAAGGTGCTGGATCAGTACAAGGACCAATACACCATCGCCGGCATCGGCATCGACGCGCCCGGCATTGTACGGTCAGACGGCTACATGATCACGGGTGGTGCGATTGATAGCTTCTACGAATTTCCACTCGGCGAGACCATCGCAGCACGTTCCGGTTTGCCGACTAAGGTCGAGAACGACGCGAACGCCGCGGCCATTGCCGAACGGTGGCTCGGGAATGCGCGCGGCGTGTCAGATTACATCCTGCTCGCGCTGGGTACCGGCATTGGCGGCGGTATCGTCATCAACGGTAAGGTGTTCCGCGGGGCGCACGGTATGGCCGGTGAGATTGGCTGGAGCGTGACGCACGACCCAGACTTCACCCAGGACCTCGAAGCGGCATCTTTGAACTTTAGTGCGGCGACCGTGATGGGCCTAGTGCGGCGGTATAATGCTTCTCTGAAACAGTTCGATGCGAGTGCACCTGAACAGAGGGACGCCCGTAAGATTATCGCGCTGGCACACAAGGATGACCAGATTGCAGCGCCCGTCTACCGGCAGTTCCTGCAGGACATCGGCATCATGGTGCTGAACCTGTTGGGGACCTTTGACCCCGAACTCGTGCTCATTGGTGGCGGTATTTCTGCAAATGAGACCTTCGAGCAGGATATTCATGCTATGGTAGAGGAGTTACTGGGACGGCATGAAAGCCTGAACCGGATTCGTCACCGCGTGCTGGGTACCGTGCGGATGGCTGGCCTGCGCAATGACGCCGGTCTGCTGGGCGCGGTCTACCCACTCGTGGCACATGACAAGGAGGACAAATAA
- a CDS encoding Cof-type HAD-IIB family hydrolase: MTIKLVCIDIDDTLLNSKRVVMPTTRDAITAAIAAGVHVALCSGRPLAGVRPFLNELGMTRDDQYVITFNGAVVESVTGRVLHNKRLPENAYATLAAYAREHNLPFNIVDADSTIITPDRDIDAFTVVQAAENSAGLLVRDVGDLATDVVPIKGIFCGDEAMLDAAEDDVRATLGADYAVIRAGRNFIELMAPGVDKGSGVAQLAAHLGINPDEIMALGDEGNDIAMFDYVGLAVAMGNGSDEAKAHANVVTASNDDDGLALALKKYVL; encoded by the coding sequence ATGACAATCAAACTTGTGTGCATCGACATCGACGATACGCTGCTGAATAGCAAGCGGGTCGTCATGCCGACGACGCGCGACGCAATTACGGCCGCCATCGCTGCCGGTGTCCACGTGGCACTGTGCAGCGGGCGGCCGCTTGCGGGTGTGCGGCCATTTTTGAACGAGCTGGGGATGACCCGAGACGATCAGTACGTCATCACGTTTAACGGCGCGGTGGTGGAATCGGTGACGGGACGAGTCTTGCATAACAAGCGCCTGCCTGAGAATGCGTATGCCACTTTGGCGGCGTATGCGCGGGAACACAACTTGCCATTTAACATCGTGGATGCCGACAGCACCATCATCACGCCAGACCGGGACATCGACGCGTTTACTGTGGTCCAGGCGGCGGAGAACTCGGCTGGGCTGCTGGTCCGCGATGTCGGCGATTTGGCCACAGACGTCGTGCCGATTAAGGGCATCTTCTGCGGGGATGAAGCCATGCTCGATGCTGCGGAAGACGATGTGCGCGCGACACTGGGCGCCGACTACGCAGTAATCCGTGCAGGCCGCAACTTCATTGAGCTGATGGCACCCGGCGTGGATAAGGGGAGTGGTGTTGCACAATTGGCCGCCCACCTCGGCATCAATCCGGATGAAATTATGGCGCTCGGGGATGAAGGCAATGACATCGCCATGTTCGACTACGTGGGCCTCGCCGTCGCGATGGGCAACGGGAGCGATGAGGCGAAGGCCCATGCGAACGTGGTGACCGCTAGTAACGATGATGACGGGTTGGCGCTGGCGCTGAAGAAGTACGTGCTCTAA
- the efp gene encoding elongation factor P has product MIEAINLKRGMAFEKDGKLIKVLETNHHKPGKGNTVMQMKLFDVRSGSIVQTTMRPTEKVEQAILETKAAQFLYTQDDTAFFMDLETYDQYEIQTSSIEEELKYLLPNTNVNIDFYGDEVIGIALPSTVTLTVKETTPSIKGATVSGSGKPATMETGLVVSVPDFIREGEALIINTDKGTYSKRATD; this is encoded by the coding sequence ATGATTGAAGCTATTAACTTGAAGCGCGGTATGGCATTTGAAAAGGACGGCAAGCTCATCAAGGTTCTCGAAACCAACCACCACAAGCCTGGTAAGGGTAACACGGTGATGCAGATGAAGCTCTTTGACGTTCGCTCCGGTTCCATCGTTCAGACCACCATGCGCCCAACCGAAAAAGTTGAACAGGCGATTCTTGAAACCAAGGCTGCCCAGTTCCTGTACACGCAGGACGACACTGCCTTCTTCATGGATCTCGAAACTTACGACCAGTACGAAATCCAGACTTCCTCTATTGAAGAAGAACTGAAGTACCTGCTTCCAAACACCAACGTCAACATCGACTTCTACGGCGATGAAGTCATTGGGATTGCACTGCCAAGTACCGTTACCCTGACCGTTAAGGAAACCACCCCTTCCATTAAGGGTGCGACCGTTTCTGGTTCCGGTAAGCCTGCTACGATGGAGACCGGCCTGGTTGTCAGCGTGCCTGACTTCATCAGGGAAGGCGAAGCCCTCATCATCAACACTGATAAGGGTACCTACTCCAAGCGTGCCACTGACTAA